Genomic DNA from Cumulibacter manganitolerans:
CCCGCAGCCCCGCAGAACGTCCCGCCTCACCAGGTGAGGTCGTCGTGCTCCCCGCGGCACCACGCGGCGTGCCGCTCGGCCGACTCGCGCACCACCTGCTTGGCGTTGCTGGGCACCACCGAGCCGAAGTTGTTGTACAGCCGGTCGAAGCGCAGCGCCTCGACGGTGTCGGCGATCCGCAGCACCACGGCGCCGGACAACGGCAACCGGTTGGGATACGAGCGCAGGAAGCTGACGGTACGTCGGTCGGGGTTGGGGAAGATCGCGTCGCCGGCAAGCAGCACCCCCTGGTCCTCCGCGCCGTCGGCCCACTCGAGGACGGCGCTGCCGGCGAAGTGGCCGCCGACCCGATGCAGCACCAGACCGTCGGCGATCCGGTAGCGGTCGTCGTACCACTCGATCCGGTCGGTACGCCGCGGCCACGCACGGTCGGCGCGCGGCACCAGGACGGGGACGTCGAGGACCTCCGACCACGACGACATCACGCCGTACATGTGCGGGTGGCTGACGGCGATCGCCAGCGGGGTGCCGAACCCGCGGACCGCGGCGATCGACTCGTCGTCCAGGAATCCCGGCGGGTCGAACAGCACGGTGCCCTCGGCGACCCGCGCCACCATGGCCTGCTGCCCGATGCCCAGCCGCGGCTCGATGCGCAGCCCCAGCAGCCCGGGCTCGACCTCCTCGATCGTCATGCCCTGACCGGCGTCCCACAGCGCGTCCAGCGTCGTCCACCGCTGGCCGTCGGCCGGTACCCACTGCCGCTCGTCCTCGCAGATCTCGCAGCGCGGTGGCGGTTCGGCGTCGGCGGCGGTCTCGACGGCGCAGGTCGCACAGATCCAGGTCATGACGGCTCCTTCGGCGGACTCAT
This window encodes:
- a CDS encoding MBL fold metallo-hydrolase; this translates as MTWICATCAVETAADAEPPPRCEICEDERQWVPADGQRWTTLDALWDAGQGMTIEEVEPGLLGLRIEPRLGIGQQAMVARVAEGTVLFDPPGFLDDESIAAVRGFGTPLAIAVSHPHMYGVMSSWSEVLDVPVLVPRADRAWPRRTDRIEWYDDRYRIADGLVLHRVGGHFAGSAVLEWADGAEDQGVLLAGDAIFPNPDRRTVSFLRSYPNRLPLSGAVVLRIADTVEALRFDRLYNNFGSVVPSNAKQVVRESAERHAAWCRGEHDDLTW